The Apium graveolens cultivar Ventura chromosome 11, ASM990537v1, whole genome shotgun sequence genome has a window encoding:
- the LOC141697674 gene encoding malonyl-coenzyme A:anthocyanin 3-O-glucoside-6''-O-malonyltransferase-like, which produces MENQSLTVNVLEHCGVSPPADTVKVTSLPLNFFDLMWLTFHPLGRVIFFDFPYSTSHFIEHTLPNLKTSLSLALKHFTPLAGNLVAPCDTNSNTEFLFRYLDGDSVSVTVAECTDDLDYLIGIHARDASMLNAFVPQLPSATCVEISGKKCSVAPVFAIQITVFPRRAICIGIRSAHAVADGSSLFNFARAWASINKQVGLLDAKDDINELVTSDGFQIPSFERSSIKDPHDLSTLMVKVLGPRITEQIEKLLPQEDIVQDSTKIMVKTTFFLTGGSIQDLKKTILTKRPTITYLSSFTAACAYLWTCFAKTRATIGGEVHNLDECQNFGFTMDCRARLDPPLPASYFGNCLAPCLGVLTGRVLVGDEGLVAAAEVFGNNISMKLKGGPLHGSDKWLDDFAGAMRGEWTIGIAGSPKLDYYNDIDFGWGKPLKFEFVEEPLSMSRCKDSNADLEIGIVLPKNEMDVFSTIFAQGLQSFNT; this is translated from the coding sequence ATGGAGAATCAATCTCTTACGGTAAACGTTCTTGAACACTGCGGTGTCTCTCCACCAGCTGACACTGTCAAAGTGACATCTCTGCCTCTTAATTTCTTCGACTTAATGTGGCTCACTTTCCATCCCCTTGGCCgtgttattttctttgattttccATACTCCACTAGCCACTTTATCGAACACACACTTCCAAATCTCAAAACATCACTGTCTCTTGCCCTCAAACACTTCACTCCTTTGGCTGGAAATTTAGTAGCACCCTGTGATACTAATTCCAACACCGAATTCCTGTTCCGTTACTTGGACGGAGACTCGGTGTCCGTAACAGTTGCCGAGTGCACTGATGATCTCGATTATCTTATTGGAATCCATGCTCGTGATGCTAGCATGCTAAATGCTTTTGTTCCTCAACTTCCATCAGCCACTTGTGTTGAAATTTCCGGGAAGAAATGTTCTGTAGCTCCTGTGTTTGCTATCCAAATAACTGTATTTCCAAGACGCGCCATCTGTATTGGAATTAGAAGCGCTCACGCAGTTGCAGATGGAAGCTCTTTGTTTAACTTTGCACGAGCGTGGGCTTCGATTAATAAACAGGTTGGTCTCTTGGACGCCAaagatgatattaatgagttggtAACTTCTGATGGTTTCCAGATCCCAAGTTTTGAAAGGAGTTCGATCAAAGACCCGCATGATCTATCTACTTTGATGGTAAAGGTTCTGGGACCGAGGATAACTGAGCAGATCGAGAAATTGCTACCTCAAGAGGACATTGTTCAAGATTCTACGAAAATCATGGTTAAAACAACCTTTTTTTTAACTGGAGGCAGTATCCAGGACCTCAAGAAAACAATATTAACAAAACGACCCACAATAACATACTTGTCATCGTTCACTGCTGCCTGTGCTTATCTGTGGACATGTTTTGCAAAAACGAGGGCTACTATCGGGGGAGAGGTGCATAATCTTGATGAGTGTCAGAACTTTGGGTTTACAATGGATTGTCGTGCTCGATTGGATCCGCCCCTTCCTGCTTCTTACTTCGGTAATTGCTTAGCACCATGTCTCGGAGTACTTACAGGGAGAGTTTTGGTTGGAGATGAAGGCCTTGTTGCAGCTGCAGAAGTATTTGGAAATAATATTTCTATGAAGCTGAAGGGAGGTCCCTTGCACGGTTCGGATAAATGGCTAGATGATTTTGCTGGAGCAATGAGAGGGGAGTGGACTATTGGCATTGCTGGTTCCCCAAAGTTGGACTATTACAACGATATTGATTTCGGATGGGGTAAACCATTAAAGTTCGAATTTGTTGAAGAGCCGTTATCCATGTCAAGGTGTAAAGATTCAAATGCCGACCTCGAAATTGGTATAGTTCTACCTAAAAATGAGATGGATGTTTTTTCTACTATATTTGCTCAGGGTTTGCAAAGCTTTAATACTTAA